A window of Lepidochelys kempii isolate rLepKem1 chromosome 1, rLepKem1.hap2, whole genome shotgun sequence contains these coding sequences:
- the LOC140914601 gene encoding inosine-uridine preferring nucleoside hydrolase-like isoform X2 encodes MEAAQITLAIRSTLNTTRIVQQYMQHQNLAEGCRARRRRHIPVYQGASTPLLGGPVEWALYHGRDGLGDVPDPNAPGLDHLQKEHAVIAMLRIVSEKPGQISLVATGPLTNLALAVKLDPTFPMKLKNMFIMGGNVESRGNTTICGEFNFATDPEAAYVVLNEFTCPTYIASWEFTCHNSLSWEFYREWVNQDTKKAKFMEKISAHSIKFTESKHENTGNMLWTSGFVSCDSYAMAAAIDESFVTKAIEVAVSVELNGSLTRGMMVMDMTGLLKKKNKAFVINKCDLEKFKELLIAALK; translated from the exons atggaggccgctcagatcactttggcaattaggagcacattaaacaccacacgcattgtccagcagtatatgcagcaccagaacctggcagagggatgccgggcaaggaggcgacgtcac ATTCCAGTTTATCAAGGTGCTTCTACTCCCTTACTTGGTGGTCCTGTGGAATGGGCTTTGTATCATGGAAGAGATGGTTTGGGTGATGTTCCTGATCCGAATGCTCCAGGATTAGACCATCTACAGAAAGAACATGCTGTGATTGCAATGTTAAGAATTGTTAGTGAGAAGCCTGGTCAG ATTTCTCTAGTTGCCACTGGTCCTTTGACTAATCTAGCTTTGGCAGTGAAATTGGATCCAACATTTCCTATGAAGCTTAAAAATATGTTCATCATGGGAGGAAATGTAGAAT CCAGAGGAAATACTACGATCTGTGGAGAATTCAATTTTGCAACTGATCCAGAAGCTGCTTATGTTGTCTTAAATGAGTTCACTTGCCCTACTTATATTGCATCATGGGAATTTACATGTCACAATTCTTTGTCTTGG GAATTCTATCGTGAGTGGGTTAATCAGGACACCAAAAAAGCTAAATTCATGGAGAAAATATCTGCTCACAGCATAAAATTCACAGAGTCAAAACATGAAAATACAGGCAACATGTTATGGACTTCAGGATTCGTGTCTTGTGATTCCTATGCTATGGCTGCTGCAATTGACGAGAGCTTTGTCACAAAAGCCATAGAAGTTGCTGTAAGTGTGGAGCTGAATGGCTCACTAACTAGAGGAATGATGGTAATGGATATGACCGGTCTTcttaagaagaaaaataaagcttttgTCATTAATAAGTGTGATTTAGAGAAGTTCAAGGAACTTCTCATTGCTGCTTTAAAATAA